The sequence below is a genomic window from Myxococcales bacterium.
GAGACCGCATGGCTGGTAGCATGTCCGGATGGGAAACCCAGTCGACGACGGTTATAGAATGCCCGCGGAATGGACACCGCATACGCGCTGCTGGATGTCCTGGCCATGCGAGCCGGAAGTGTTCCCCGACCTGCCACTCGGCCGCGACGCCTACGCGGCGGTCGCGCGCGCGATCGCGCGCTTCGAGCCGGTAACGATGATCGCAAACCCCGATCACGTCGCAGACGCGCAGACCCGCTGCGGTGACACCGTCGAGGTTCTCGCAATCGAGATCGACGATTCATGGACCCGGGACACCGGGCCAACCTACCTCGTCGACGGGCGAGGGGGACTGGGCGGCGTCGACTGGCCGTTCAACAACTATGGCGAGCTCACCCCCGACTACGAAAACGACAAGCTCGTCGCCGGGCGCATCCTGAAGCACTCGGGGGCGCGACGCTTCGAGGCCCCCTTCATCCTCGAGGGCGGTGCGATCCACACCGATGGAGAGGGCACGCTTCTCACAACCGAGAACGTCGTACTGAATCCGAACCGGAACCCCGATCTCACGAAGGCGAAGGCCGAGGAAGTGTTTCGCGTACACCTCGGTGTGGAAAAGGTGATCTGGCTCGACAACGCCCTCGACGTCGACTCAACCGACGGTCACGTGGACAATCTCGCATGCTTCGTCCGGCCCGGGATCGTGGCGGCGCTGGTTGCGGAGGATCGGGCGGACTCTCAGTATGCACCGCTACAGGAAAACCTCGAGCGGCTCCGAAGCGCGAAGGACGCCGCGGGTCGGTCGCTGGAAATCATCGAGATTTGCCAGCCGAGTCGCAGGGAATTCCAGGGCGAACGCCTCCCGATGTCGTACATCAACTTCTACATCGCGAACGGCGGGATCGTGCTCCCCGTGTTCGACGACCCGGCGGACAAGCCCGCCATCGAAGCAATCGAGCGCGCCTTCCCCGACCGCGTCGTGGTGCCGGTACCCGGCATCAACATCGTCCGGTCCGGGGGATGTGTTCACTGCATCACGCAACAGGAGCCAAAGCCATGAGAGAAGTCACCGTTGCGGCCACCCAGATGGCCTGCACGTGGGACCTGGACGCAAACGTCGCGCGCGCGCTGGAGCTGGTCCGGGAAGCGGCCTCGCGAGGGGCGAACATCATTCAGATTCAGGAACTCTTCGAAACGCCATACTTCCCAGCCGAGGAGCGAGAAGAATATTTCGAACTGGCAAAGCCGCTGGACGGGCACCCGACGATCGCAAAGATGTCGGCACTCGCGAGGGAGCTCGAGGTGGTCCTGCCCGTCAGCTTCTTCGAGCGTGCGGGCAATGCATATTTCAATTCGCTCGCGATCGTCGACGCGGACGGCAGCGTGATGGGCATCTATCGCAAGAGCCATATTCCGGACGGCCCAGGCTACGAAGAGAAGTACTACTTCAACCCCGGCGACACGGGCTTCCGAGTCTGGAAGACCCGCTACGGCAACATCGGCGCGGCGATCTGCTGGGACCAGTGGTTCCCGGAGTGCGCTCGGGCAATGGCTCTGTTGGACGCCGAGATCTTCTTCTATCCCACGGCCATCGGAGACGAGCCCCAGCACGATCCCGTCGACTCGAGGCGTTCATGGCAACGGGTGATGCAGGGCCACGCCGCCGCGAACCTGATCCCGGTCGTCGCCTCGAACCGGATCGGTACGGAGGAATCGGCCTCGAAGCTCACGTTCTACGGCTCCTCGTTCATCACCGACATCGACGGCGAGATCGTCGCCGAGGCTTCGACGGACGAGCAGACGGTCTTGACGGCGACCTTCGACCTCGACGCGCAGCGGACGAGACGTGCGTCCTGGGGATTCTTCCGGGATCGCCGGCCCGATCTCTACCCCCGTCTCCTGACTCTCGACGGCACCACGGACTGACGCGATCGCGGGGTCGCTGATAAGCTCTGCTGCGTGACAGAAGAAAGGCTCTACATCGGCGGCTGCCTCTGCGGGGAGCTGCGATACGAGGCCCGCAGATTGATTGACGCCGGCTACTGTCACTGCCGACTCTGTCGACGCTCGAGCGGCGCTCCAGTTCTCGCCTGGGCAAGCTTTCCGATCGCGAGTTTCTCCTACAAGCAGGGTAAGCCCAAGGCGTATCGGTCTTCGCCCGAGGGGCTGCGGGAATTTTGCGCGAGCTGTGGCACCCAGATCGCCTTCCTGGTCGCCGTTAATCCCTCGCGGATCGATGTTAATATCGCAACCTTGGACGATCCCGGATCCATTGAGCCGGAGTACCATATCTGGGTCGGGTCCTGCGTGCCCTGGCTACACATTGACGACGACTTGCCACGTTACTCTGACGAAGGTCCCGACTCCCGCAACTCCTGACAACTTATTAAAAGAGAGAAATAGAGAGCGATGCCCCGCAAAAGCCCGTTCCACGCTCACACCTCGGAACTGTGTACCAGTCAGAACTGGCAAGAGTGGGCCGGCTACTTGTCGGCGGAGAGCTACGAACTCGATCACATGCGCGAGTACAACGCAGTGCGGACCTCTGCTGCGCTCTTCGATGTCTCGCCGCTTTTTAAGTACCACGTGCGCGGCCGGGACGCGGGCCGACTGCTCGATCGCGTGGTGACGCGCGACGTGTCGAAGTGCCAAAGAGATCAGGTCTTGTACACGACCTGGTGCGACGACGACGGAAAGATCATCGACGACGGAACCCTCGCGCGGATAGGCGAAGACAGCTATCGCCTGACCGCGGCAATGCCGACCATCGACTGGTTACAGGACAACGCCCTGGGGCTCGAGGTCGAGATCGAAGACACAACCCACGACTTCGGGGCGCTCGCCCTTCAGGGTCCGACATCGCGCGACTTGCTGCAGCAGCTGACCCGTACAGATCTCGGCCGCCTGCCGTTCTTCTACCAGGTCGAAGACGAGTTGGCGGGTGCGCCGGTGCGAATCGCGCGCACGGGCTACACCGGAGACCTGGGTTTTGAGATCTTCGTCGAGGCGAAGTACGCCGGGCGGGTCTGGGAGGCGATCGCCGATACGGGTCGGGCCTACAACCTGCAGCCCGCCGGCCTCGTGGCCCTCGACATCGTGCGCATCGAAGCAGGTCTGCTGCTGGTCGAGGTCGACTTCGTGTCGTCCGTCCACACGTTTTTCGAAGTTCAGAAATCCACGCCCTACGAACTCGGCCTGGGTTGGACCGTGAAACTCGGCAAGGACTCGTTCGTCGGGCGCACAGCGCTCCGCAAGGAGAGAGAGCGGGGACCCGACTGGCAGACCGTCGGGCTCGTCGTCGACATCCTCGCACTCGAAAAAATCTACGCCGATTACGGCATGCCGCTTCAGCTCCCGTACACGTCGTGGAACTCGGCGGTGCCCGTCTACGCACGCAACGAGCCGGGCACACCGATCGGCAAGGCGACCAGCGGCACCTGGTCTCCGATCCTCAAACTGTATGTTGTGATCGCGCGCGTGCGTCCCCAGTATGCGAAACCCGGTAGCCGGATTTTTCTCGAGGAGACCGTCGAGGGCCGCCGCTATCAGGTTCCCGCAGAAGTCGTGAAGCTCCCGTTCTTCGATCCTGCGCGCAAGAAGGAAACACTTTCATGACCGCAGCTAGCGCGGACAAGTACGACGCGATCATCATCGGCGGCGGTCACAACGGTCTGACCTGCGCGGCCTACCTCGCAAAGGCCGGACGCAAGACCCTCGTGCTCGAACGCCGATACGTGCTCGGCGGTGCAGCGGTAACCGAGGAGCTTTACCCGGGTTTCCGTTACACGGTGTGCTCCTACGTCGTGAGCCTGCTTCGCCCCGAGGTGATCCGGGAACTCGAGCTCGCCAAGCACGGGCTGCACCTCCTCCCGCTCCAAAGTTCGTTTGTGCCGATGGAGAACGGAGACTACTTCGCGACCCATCCGGACGAGGCCAGCACACGCGAAGAGATCCTGCGACACTCGAAGCGCGACGCCGACATCTTCCCGAAGTTCGATCAGCTCATGTACAAGATGGCGCACGCGGTAAAGCCAATCCTGAGCATGGTGCCGCCCGACCCTGCGAATCCGGGACTGCGGGGCCTGCGCACACTGCGGGACTTTGGCAAGCACCTCCAGCAACTCGGCCCGGACACTTTTCACGATCTCACGAAGATCATGACGATGAGCGTCTCCGATCTTCTCGACGAGTGGTTCGAGACCGACATCATCAAGGCGCTGTACGGCCTCAACGGCATCATCGGTACGAAGCTCGGGCCCAAGTCTCCGGGCACGGCCTACGTACTGCTGCACCACTACATGGGCGAATTGGACGGCGCGTTCACCGCCTGGGGCTGGCAACGGGGCGGGACCGGCGGTGTGAGCGAGGCCATCGCGAGCGCCGCCCGCAGCTACGGCGCCGAGATCCGTACCGAGGCACCGGTCTCCCAGGTGATCGTGAGAAATGGTCGGGCGGTGGGTGTCGCCCTCGAGAACGGCGACGAGATCTATGCCAACACCGTCGTGTCGGGCTGCGATCCTCGGGTCACGTTCCGCAAACTCGTCGAGGAGAAGGAACTCCCCGACGATTTCGTTGCTGCGATCGATCGCTTCAAGTTCCGCGGCTCGTCGGGCAAGGTCAATCTTTCCCTCGACGCCCTGCCCAGGTTCACTGCGATGAAGGACGACTTGCCCGTGCAGACGATCGAGATCTGCCCGAGCACGGACTACCTCGAGCGCGCCTACGACGACTCGAGCTACGGGGGCTTCTCGAAACGTCCTTACATGGACATCATCATTCCCAGCACGATCGACCCCACGATGGCTCCGCCCGGAAAGCACGTGATGTCAATCTTCGTGCAATACGCTTCCTACGAAATGCCTGAGTACGGGAACAAAGATCAGCAGCGCGAGGCTTTCGGCAACGCAGTGATCGATACCCTCACTGAGTTCGCACCGAACCTGAAGGAACTCATCTTGCACAAGCAGGTGCTGACACCCTGGGACCTCGAGCAGGTGTTCGGCCTCAGCGAGGGCAATATCTTCCACGGAGAACTCACCCTCGATCAGCTCTTCTTTCTACGGCCCGCCCCGGGCTACGCAGACTTCCGTACACCTATCCGCAACTACTATCAGTGCGGGTCCGGCACCCATCCCGGCGGCGGAATCACGTCCGGCCCCGGACGCCTTGCGGCGCTCGAAATTTTGAGGGACCGAAACTGATGGCCGACGACGTCAATACCAACAACGAGAACTACGACGTAATCGTAATTGGCGCTGGCCACAACGGACTCGTTACGGCCGGCTATCTCGCCAAGGCGGGCCGCCGCGTGCTGGTGCTCGAACGCAGGGATCAGGTGGGCGGTGCGGCGGTGACGGAAGAGGTGTTCCCCGGCTTTCGCTTTTCGACCTGCGCGGACGGCAGCGGTTACTTGTGCCGGGAGGTGCGTCGCGATCTAAAACCGGACGTGGAGATGCTGGCTGTCGACCCAGTCGTATTTGCACCGCAGCCCGACGGTTCGAGTCTCGCCATCTGGCGCGACAGCGCGAAGACCGCGGCGGAGATCGCAAAGTTTTCGAGGGCAGACGCCGAGCGCTATCCGGCCTTCGTCGAACTCGTCGGGAAGATCGCGGCCGTCATCGGCGGACTCGCGCGGGTCGAGCCGCC
It includes:
- a CDS encoding agmatine deiminase family protein, producing MGNPVDDGYRMPAEWTPHTRCWMSWPCEPEVFPDLPLGRDAYAAVARAIARFEPVTMIANPDHVADAQTRCGDTVEVLAIEIDDSWTRDTGPTYLVDGRGGLGGVDWPFNNYGELTPDYENDKLVAGRILKHSGARRFEAPFILEGGAIHTDGEGTLLTTENVVLNPNRNPDLTKAKAEEVFRVHLGVEKVIWLDNALDVDSTDGHVDNLACFVRPGIVAALVAEDRADSQYAPLQENLERLRSAKDAAGRSLEIIEICQPSRREFQGERLPMSYINFYIANGGIVLPVFDDPADKPAIEAIERAFPDRVVVPVPGINIVRSGGCVHCITQQEPKP
- the aguB gene encoding N-carbamoylputrescine amidase gives rise to the protein MREVTVAATQMACTWDLDANVARALELVREAASRGANIIQIQELFETPYFPAEEREEYFELAKPLDGHPTIAKMSALARELEVVLPVSFFERAGNAYFNSLAIVDADGSVMGIYRKSHIPDGPGYEEKYYFNPGDTGFRVWKTRYGNIGAAICWDQWFPECARAMALLDAEIFFYPTAIGDEPQHDPVDSRRSWQRVMQGHAAANLIPVVASNRIGTEESASKLTFYGSSFITDIDGEIVAEASTDEQTVLTATFDLDAQRTRRASWGFFRDRRPDLYPRLLTLDGTTD
- a CDS encoding aminomethyl transferase family protein yields the protein MPRKSPFHAHTSELCTSQNWQEWAGYLSAESYELDHMREYNAVRTSAALFDVSPLFKYHVRGRDAGRLLDRVVTRDVSKCQRDQVLYTTWCDDDGKIIDDGTLARIGEDSYRLTAAMPTIDWLQDNALGLEVEIEDTTHDFGALALQGPTSRDLLQQLTRTDLGRLPFFYQVEDELAGAPVRIARTGYTGDLGFEIFVEAKYAGRVWEAIADTGRAYNLQPAGLVALDIVRIEAGLLLVEVDFVSSVHTFFEVQKSTPYELGLGWTVKLGKDSFVGRTALRKERERGPDWQTVGLVVDILALEKIYADYGMPLQLPYTSWNSAVPVYARNEPGTPIGKATSGTWSPILKLYVVIARVRPQYAKPGSRIFLEETVEGRRYQVPAEVVKLPFFDPARKKETLS
- a CDS encoding NAD(P)/FAD-dependent oxidoreductase, whose product is MTAASADKYDAIIIGGGHNGLTCAAYLAKAGRKTLVLERRYVLGGAAVTEELYPGFRYTVCSYVVSLLRPEVIRELELAKHGLHLLPLQSSFVPMENGDYFATHPDEASTREEILRHSKRDADIFPKFDQLMYKMAHAVKPILSMVPPDPANPGLRGLRTLRDFGKHLQQLGPDTFHDLTKIMTMSVSDLLDEWFETDIIKALYGLNGIIGTKLGPKSPGTAYVLLHHYMGELDGAFTAWGWQRGGTGGVSEAIASAARSYGAEIRTEAPVSQVIVRNGRAVGVALENGDEIYANTVVSGCDPRVTFRKLVEEKELPDDFVAAIDRFKFRGSSGKVNLSLDALPRFTAMKDDLPVQTIEICPSTDYLERAYDDSSYGGFSKRPYMDIIIPSTIDPTMAPPGKHVMSIFVQYASYEMPEYGNKDQQREAFGNAVIDTLTEFAPNLKELILHKQVLTPWDLEQVFGLSEGNIFHGELTLDQLFFLRPAPGYADFRTPIRNYYQCGSGTHPGGGITSGPGRLAALEILRDRN
- a CDS encoding GFA family protein — encoded protein: MGGCLCGELRYEARRLIDAGYCHCRLCRRSSGAPVLAWASFPIASFSYKQGKPKAYRSSPEGLREFCASCGTQIAFLVAVNPSRIDVNIATLDDPGSIEPEYHIWVGSCVPWLHIDDDLPRYSDEGPDSRNS